In Nocardioides sp. W7, the genomic stretch GACGAAGAGGTTCTTCTGGCCCAGGTCGTTCATGATCGGGATGCCGCCGGTGTCGGCGTCGTTGCTGAAGACGTAGAACGTGCAGATCCAGAGCAGGCCGATGATGAAGCAGCCGAGCATGCCGACGACCACTCCGCGGCCGCGGCCGAGCGGGGTCGAGGGGTGCGCGGAGATCGCCAGCCCGAGCAGCACCGCGCCGAAGCCGATCAGGTAGTTCCAGTCGCCGAGGTCGGCCATGAACTTCGGGCTGCCCGGGTCGGGAGCGGGGATCGCCGTGGGGTCGACGCGTACGACGACGTAGTAGTACGCCATCCAGGCGATGCCCAGCACGATCAGCACCAGGGCGGCGATGAAGCGCGCCGACAGGACGGGACCGCGGGCCGGGTCGGCAAAGGTCGGGGTGGCCTTCGACTTGGACACTGATCTTGCTCCTCGGCTCGTGACGCGCCCGGGACGTCCGCCCACGGGTCGCGGGCTACCTTAGTCGTCGTGACGTCCGAGCACCCGCATGCGGGTCCCTCCCGCTGGCGCCGAGTGCTGCGCCCGTGGGCGCTCGGCACGCCCGCGGTGGTCCTCGTCTGCGGGGGACTGTTCGTGGTCAGCTACCAGAACAGTGAGGGCACCGACCTGCGACCGGGCCGCTACACCGACCTCGCCGACCTGGTCCGCACCGAGTCCGACCAGTACGAGCGCCTCGAGGACCGGGTCGCCGACCTCACCGACGAGGTGACCGCGCTGTCGGGGTCGGTCAACGACCGCACCGTGAACCGCTACCGCCGGCAGATCGAGCGCGTCGAGGACCCCGCGGGCCTGGTCGAGCGCTCCGGGGAGGGGGTGACCGTCACCCTCACCGACTCACCCGCCGAGCTGCTCGAGGCGGCCACCGAGTCCGGGGTCCGGCTCAGCGACTACGTCGTCCACCAGCAGGACATCCAGGCCGTCGTCAACGCACTGTGGCGCGGCGGGGCGGAGGCCGTCACCGTGCAGGGCAAGCGGATCGTCTCCACGACCGGCATCAAGTGCATCGGCAACTCCGTCACCCTGCAGGGCCAGCCGTACTCACCGCCGTACGTCATCTCCGCCGTGGGCGACCAGGGCGACCTGCTCACGGCGGTCGCCGACGACGAGAACCTGCAGACCTACCGCCAGCAGGCCGAGGACCCCGAGATCGCCATCGGCTGGGAGCTGGAGCTCGAGGACGACCTCACCGCGCCGGCGTTCGACGGCCTGCTCGACCTGTCGTACGCCGTCCCGCTGGAGTGACCGGACCGGTCGACCGCTCGCCCTCGACCCCCGGCAGCTCGGTGGCCGGGTCGGTCGGCGGCAGCTCGGTGGCCGGGTCCGTCGGCACGGTCGGGGCCGTGGGCGTCGGGACCGGCGGGGGCTCGACGAAGGTCGAGACGGTGAGATAGACGATCGTCTGGTCGTCGTACTCCTTGCCGGGCTCGGGCTCCTGGAGGATCACCTCGCCGGCGGGCGCCGTGGTGTCGTCCTCCTCGAAGATCCGGGGCACGAAACCGAGGTCCTTGATGATCTGCTCGGCCTCCTCGCGGGTGCGCCCGACCAGGTCGGGGAGCGTCTCGCGACCGTCGGAGAAGAAGACGGTGACCGTCGACCCGGTCGTCACCGGGGTGCCCGGCGGCGGCTCGGTCCGGGTCACCGCGTCCCGGTCCTCGTCGGACTTCTCCTCCTTCGGGTCGGCGACCAGGCCGAGCGCCTGCAGCTGCTGCACGACCTCGGTGCGGTTCCGGCCGACCAGGTCGACCGGGATCGTGACCTGGGGCTGGCCGGTGGAGATGGTGAAGCTGACGGCGGTGCCGGGGTCGACGAAGAGGCCGGCGGTCGGGTCCTGCGAGCCCGGGATGACCCGGTTGGCGGGGATCTCGGCGCTGGCCTCGCGGGCGATGGAGCCGACCGCGAGCCCGGCGTCGCCGATGGCGGCCCGGGCGGCGCGCTCGGTCTTCCCGCCGAGGTCGGGCACCTCGTCCTGCTCGACCGGGGGCGGGAAGAGCTTGGGCCACAGCAGCACCCCGCCGACGATCAGCGCGATCACCAACAGGCTCAGGAAGACCAGCAGACCGGTGCGGGGGCCGTTGCTGCTCTCCGCCTCGGGAAGCGCCGCGCTGGTGGCGGTCGGATCGGTGACCGCCGGGACGACGGTGGTGGCCGTGGTCGCCGGGGCGGGCGGGGGCACGGTCGCGTGGACCGGCCGGCCCGCGAGGTAGCGCTCGATGTCGCTGCGCATCGCGGCGGCCGACTGGTAGCGGTCCTCCAGGCGCTTGGTCAGCGCCTTCATCACGATCGCGTCGATCTCGGGCGGGAGCGAGGTGTCGTGGTCGGACGGCGGGAGCGCCTGCTCGCGGACGTGCTGGTAGGCGACCGCGACCGGGCTGTCGCCCACGAACGGCGGCCGCCCGGTCAGCAGCTCGTAGAGCAGGCAGCCGGCGGAGTAGACGTCCGAGCGGGAGTCGACGGTCTCGCCGCGCGCCTGCTCGGGGGAGAGGTACTGGGCGGTGCCCACCACGGCGGCCGTCTGGGTCATCGTGTTGGCCGCGTCGCTGATCGCGCGCGCGATGCCGAAGTCCATCACCTTCACGTCGCCGCTCGGCGTGAGCATCACGTTGCCGGGCTTGATGTCGCGGTGGATGATCCCGGCGCGGTGGCTGTAGTCGAGGGCGGCCAGCACGCCGCTGGTGATCTCCAGGGCCCGCTCGGGCAGGATCTTGCGGCCCTCCCGCAGAACGTCGCGCAGCGTGCGGCCGGCGACGTACTCCATGACGATGTAGGGCTGGGCGACGCCCGATCCGTCGGTGGCGGTCTCCTCGCCGGTGTCGTACACGGCGACGATCGAGGGGTGGTTCAGCGACGCGGACGACTGCGCCTCCCGGCGGAACCGCGCCTGGAAGGTGGCGTCGCTGGCCAGGTCGGTGCGCAGCCGCTTCACGGCGACGACCCGGCCCAGCCGGGTGTCGATGCCCTTGCGGACCTCGGCCATGCCGCCTCGGCCCAGGAGCTCGCCGAGCTCGTAGCGTCCGCCGACCGTCGTCGGCTGTGGGCTGCTCATCGGGGTGCGACCTCCCGGTCGGTCGGGGGGATCTGGTCGGCGGCGGGGGTGCTCTCGCTCGGCGCCGGCTCGGAGATGCTCGGCTCAGGGGTCTCCGACGGCGTCGGCTCCTTGGTCGGGCTCGGCGACGGAGTCTTGCTCGGTTCCTTCGTCGGAGTCGGAGTCGGAGTCGGTGTCGGCCGCTCGCTCGGCGTCTCGGACGGGGTCGGGCTCGGCTCCTCCTCGGGGACCGGCCCCCAGTAGGACACCTCCACCGAGTCGCCCTCGGCGAGGTTGCCGGACGGGTCGACGGACGAGACGTTGCCCTCGATCCGGTCGCCCGGGTTGGCCACCTCGGTGGTGCTCACCCGCAGCTCCAGGTCGGCGAGCTCGTCGGCGACCTCGCCGACCGGGCGGCCGACGAAGTCGCTCTCCCGGACCCGCACGACCTCCGCGTCGCTGGGCGGGCTGTCCGGCTCGTCGTCGCCGCGGGTGGCCAGCACCGCCGCGGTCACCGCGACCACGCCGAGCAGCACCAGCAGCAGCACGATCAGCCAGCGGTTCCGGCGACCGTCCTTCGACTCCGGCTCGACCGCCGGCGTCGAGGTGGTCGGCGGCGGCACCGGCGCGGGGGCCGGTGCCCCGAGCACCTGGGTGCGCTCCGTCGGGGGCGAGGTGACCGGGGGCACGACCTGGGTCGCGGCGTCGGTGGCCGGGTCGCGCAGCGCGGCGGCGAGCGCCGCGCCGTCGGCGTACCGCTCGGCGGGGTCCTTCGACAGCGCGCGCAGTACGACGTGCGCCAGGTCGGCGGGCACCTCGGGGGGCAGGTCCGGCACCGGGTCGTGCAGGTGCGCGAGCGCCGTCGCGACCGGCGACTCCTTGTCGAAGGGCCGGTGGCCCGCCAGGCACTCGAAGGCCACGACGCCCAGCGCGTAGACGTCCGAGGCCGGGGTCGCGGTCTCGCCGCGGGCCTGCTCGGGGGAGAGGTACTGCGGGGTGCCCATCACCTGACCGGTCTGGGTGATGCCCAGGCCCTCGGTGGCGCGGGCGATCCCGAAGTCGGTGATCTTCAGCTGGCGGGACGGGGTGACCAGCAGGTTGGCGGGCTTCACGTCGCGGTGCACGATGCCGGCGGCGTGCGCGACCCCGAGCGCGTCGGCGGCCTGGGCGAGCAGCTCCCGGGTCGGCACGGGATCCAGGCCGGAGCCGGCGCGCAGCAGCGCCGAGAGCGGCTGGCCGTCGACGAGCTCCATGACCAGGAACGGGCGGGGTACGCCGGAGCCGTCGGCCGCCTCGGCCTCGCCGAAGTCGTAGACCGACGCGATGTTCGGGTGGTGCAGGGCCGCCGCGTGCTGGGCCTCGGTCTCGAACCGGGCCCGGAACGCCGGGTCGTCGGCGTACTCGGTCTTGAGGAGCTTGACCGCCACCTCGCGGCCCAGCGTGGTGTCGGACGCGCGCCACACCTCGCCCATGCCGCCGGTCGCGATCCGGCTGCGCAGCAGGTAGCGCCGCGCGTCGTCGGCGTACGTCTCGGGGGTCCCGGTCGTCACTTGATCACCGCTTCCATGACCGCCTTCGCGATCGGTCCGCCGATCGACCCGCCGCCGATCTCGCCGCGCGGGATGTCGGCACTCTCGATCATCACCGCCACTGCCACCTCGGGGTCGTCGGCCGGTGCGAACGACACGAACCAGGCATACGGCGGGACGTCGTCCTGGCCGCTCTGTGCCGTGCCGGTCTTGCCCGCGACCTGGATGCCGGGGATGGCCGCCGGGCTCGCGGTGCCGTCGTTGACGGTGTAGGTCATCAGGTCGGTCAGCACCTTCGCCGTGGACGGCTCGACCGCCTGCGAGAACTCCTCGGGCTGCGTGGTCTCCACGACGTCGAGGTCGGCCGACTGCACCTCGTCGACGACGTAGGGACGCATGACCACGCCGTTGTTGGCGATCCCGGCCGCCACCATCGCCATCTGCAGGGGGGTGGAGCGGACCTCGAACTGGCCGATGCCGGCCTGGCCGGTCTGCGGCTCGTTGGCGTCGCGGGGGTACGTCGAGATGGCCTGCGGGCGCAGGTCCTCGAGGTAGTCCTGGTTGAAGCCGAACGCCTCGGCCTGCTCACGCATCTTCTCGTCACCGACCTGGATCGCCAGCTGGGCGAAGGTGGTGTTGCACGAGTTCCCCATGGCCTGGGTGAACGGGATCTGGTCGGAGCCGCAGGGGCGGCCCTCGTTGTCGATCAGGCCCGAGTCGCCGCTGGTCTGGGGCAGCTGGAAGGAGGTGCCGCCGGGCACGCTGTCGTCGGCGGCCCCGGCCAGCCCGTCCTCGATCGCGGCGGCCGCGGTGACCAGCTTGAACGTCGACCCGGGCGGCAGGGTCTTCTGGGTGCCCCGGTTGAGCATCGGGTCTCCCTCGTCGGCGTTGAGCCGCTTCCAGGCCTCGTCCACCGCCGCCTTGTCGTGCGAGGCGAGCTCGTTCGGGTCGAAGGTCGGCGACGTCACCATGGCCAGGATCTTGCCGGTCTTGGGCTCCAGGGCCACGACCGAGCCGCGGACGTCGCCGGGCACCTTCGCCAGCTCCGCCGACGCGGCGTCCTGGGCGGCCGGGTCGATGGTCAGCCTGATGTTGCCCCCCTTGGTGCCCTGGTTGCTGAGCAGGTCGACGAGCCGGGTCACGAAGAGCCGGTCGTCGTTGCCGGACAGCACGTCGTTCTGGGTGCGCTCGAGCTGGCTGGCGCCGTACGCGTAGGCGAAGAAGCCGGTGAGGGGGGCGTACTTGAACGGCTTCTTGTAGACGCGCTGGAACTCGTACTGGTCGTCGACGGAGACGCTCTCGGCGATCGCCTCGCGGCCGACGATGATCGAGCCGCGCTCGCGGGCGTAGGCGGCGTC encodes the following:
- a CDS encoding cell division protein CrgA translates to MSKSKATPTFADPARGPVLSARFIAALVLIVLGIAWMAYYYVVVRVDPTAIPAPDPGSPKFMADLGDWNYLIGFGAVLLGLAISAHPSTPLGRGRGVVVGMLGCFIIGLLWICTFYVFSNDADTGGIPIMNDLGQKNLFVGIGFMAIGFTFATRWE
- a CDS encoding DUF881 domain-containing protein; protein product: MTSEHPHAGPSRWRRVLRPWALGTPAVVLVCGGLFVVSYQNSEGTDLRPGRYTDLADLVRTESDQYERLEDRVADLTDEVTALSGSVNDRTVNRYRRQIERVEDPAGLVERSGEGVTVTLTDSPAELLEAATESGVRLSDYVVHQQDIQAVVNALWRGGAEAVTVQGKRIVSTTGIKCIGNSVTLQGQPYSPPYVISAVGDQGDLLTAVADDENLQTYRQQAEDPEIAIGWELELEDDLTAPAFDGLLDLSYAVPLE
- the pknB gene encoding Stk1 family PASTA domain-containing Ser/Thr kinase; the protein is MSSPQPTTVGGRYELGELLGRGGMAEVRKGIDTRLGRVVAVKRLRTDLASDATFQARFRREAQSSASLNHPSIVAVYDTGEETATDGSGVAQPYIVMEYVAGRTLRDVLREGRKILPERALEITSGVLAALDYSHRAGIIHRDIKPGNVMLTPSGDVKVMDFGIARAISDAANTMTQTAAVVGTAQYLSPEQARGETVDSRSDVYSAGCLLYELLTGRPPFVGDSPVAVAYQHVREQALPPSDHDTSLPPEIDAIVMKALTKRLEDRYQSAAAMRSDIERYLAGRPVHATVPPPAPATTATTVVPAVTDPTATSAALPEAESSNGPRTGLLVFLSLLVIALIVGGVLLWPKLFPPPVEQDEVPDLGGKTERAARAAIGDAGLAVGSIAREASAEIPANRVIPGSQDPTAGLFVDPGTAVSFTISTGQPQVTIPVDLVGRNRTEVVQQLQALGLVADPKEEKSDEDRDAVTRTEPPPGTPVTTGSTVTVFFSDGRETLPDLVGRTREEAEQIIKDLGFVPRIFEEDDTTAPAGEVILQEPEPGKEYDDQTIVYLTVSTFVEPPPVPTPTAPTVPTDPATELPPTDPATELPGVEGERSTGPVTPAGRRTTGRAGRRTPAR
- a CDS encoding serine/threonine-protein kinase; amino-acid sequence: MTTGTPETYADDARRYLLRSRIATGGMGEVWRASDTTLGREVAVKLLKTEYADDPAFRARFETEAQHAAALHHPNIASVYDFGEAEAADGSGVPRPFLVMELVDGQPLSALLRAGSGLDPVPTRELLAQAADALGVAHAAGIVHRDVKPANLLVTPSRQLKITDFGIARATEGLGITQTGQVMGTPQYLSPEQARGETATPASDVYALGVVAFECLAGHRPFDKESPVATALAHLHDPVPDLPPEVPADLAHVVLRALSKDPAERYADGAALAAALRDPATDAATQVVPPVTSPPTERTQVLGAPAPAPVPPPTTSTPAVEPESKDGRRNRWLIVLLLVLLGVVAVTAAVLATRGDDEPDSPPSDAEVVRVRESDFVGRPVGEVADELADLELRVSTTEVANPGDRIEGNVSSVDPSGNLAEGDSVEVSYWGPVPEEEPSPTPSETPSERPTPTPTPTPTKEPSKTPSPSPTKEPTPSETPEPSISEPAPSESTPAADQIPPTDREVAPR
- a CDS encoding penicillin-binding protein 2, which gives rise to MNKPIRTISIFCLLLFVALMANATYLQYFRSEALNDRADNRRVFDAAYARERGSIIVGREAIAESVSVDDQYEFQRVYKKPFKYAPLTGFFAYAYGASQLERTQNDVLSGNDDRLFVTRLVDLLSNQGTKGGNIRLTIDPAAQDAASAELAKVPGDVRGSVVALEPKTGKILAMVTSPTFDPNELASHDKAAVDEAWKRLNADEGDPMLNRGTQKTLPPGSTFKLVTAAAAIEDGLAGAADDSVPGGTSFQLPQTSGDSGLIDNEGRPCGSDQIPFTQAMGNSCNTTFAQLAIQVGDEKMREQAEAFGFNQDYLEDLRPQAISTYPRDANEPQTGQAGIGQFEVRSTPLQMAMVAAGIANNGVVMRPYVVDEVQSADLDVVETTQPEEFSQAVEPSTAKVLTDLMTYTVNDGTASPAAIPGIQVAGKTGTAQSGQDDVPPYAWFVSFAPADDPEVAVAVMIESADIPRGEIGGGSIGGPIAKAVMEAVIK